In Xanthomonas sp. SI, the following are encoded in one genomic region:
- a CDS encoding DHA2 family efflux MFS transporter permease subunit — protein sequence MNEAAAAPAAGAGAQQKADAGAWLAVAAGTIGSFMATLDISIVNAALPTIQGEVGASGTEGTWISTAYLVAEIVMIPLTGWFVRTLGLRNFLLICALLFTFFSVVCGLSNSLSMMILGRVGQGFAGGALIPTALTIVATRLPPAQQTMGTALFGMTVILGPVIGPLLGGWLTENVSWHYAFFINVPICAGLVALLLLGLPHERMNLRGLLDADWLGIFGLTAGLGALTVVLEEGQRERWFESSEIVLLSLLSLVGFVALGASQFFSRQPVIRLSILLQRSFSAVFVMVMAVGMILFGVMYMIPQFLATISGYNTEQSGYVVLLSGLPTVLLMPLMPKMLMRVDVRILVIGGLSCFAIACFVNMSLSADSVGMHFVIGQLLQGCGLALAMMSLNQAAISSVPPELAGDASGLFNAARNMGGSIGLALISTFQERRMVFHTQMIGSGTSANSPLAQDYLHGLAAQLQSASGAGAALQSVAQLARMVQQQALVMTYNDLFWIFGVIVVCTIPLGLLLKPLPKGGAPLAMH from the coding sequence GTGAACGAGGCCGCCGCTGCGCCGGCGGCGGGTGCCGGCGCACAGCAGAAGGCCGACGCCGGCGCGTGGCTGGCGGTCGCCGCCGGCACCATCGGCTCGTTCATGGCGACGCTGGACATCTCCATCGTCAATGCGGCGTTGCCGACCATCCAGGGCGAGGTCGGCGCCAGCGGCACCGAGGGCACCTGGATCTCCACCGCCTATCTGGTCGCCGAGATCGTGATGATCCCGCTGACCGGCTGGTTCGTGCGCACCCTGGGGCTGCGCAACTTCCTGCTGATCTGCGCGCTGCTGTTCACCTTCTTCTCGGTGGTCTGCGGCCTGTCCAACAGCCTGAGCATGATGATCCTGGGCCGCGTCGGGCAGGGCTTCGCCGGCGGGGCGCTAATTCCCACCGCGCTGACCATCGTCGCCACGCGCCTGCCGCCGGCGCAGCAGACCATGGGCACCGCGTTGTTCGGCATGACCGTGATCCTGGGACCGGTGATCGGGCCGCTGCTCGGCGGCTGGCTGACCGAGAACGTCAGCTGGCACTACGCGTTCTTCATCAACGTGCCGATCTGCGCCGGGCTGGTGGCGTTGCTGCTGCTCGGCCTGCCGCACGAGCGGATGAACCTGCGCGGGCTGCTCGATGCCGACTGGCTCGGCATCTTCGGGCTCACCGCCGGACTCGGCGCGCTGACCGTGGTGCTGGAGGAAGGCCAGCGCGAGCGCTGGTTCGAATCCTCCGAGATCGTGCTGCTGAGCCTGCTCTCGCTGGTCGGCTTCGTCGCCCTGGGCGCGTCGCAGTTCTTCAGCCGGCAGCCGGTGATCCGCCTGTCGATCCTGTTGCAGCGCAGTTTCAGCGCGGTGTTCGTGATGGTGATGGCGGTGGGCATGATCCTGTTCGGGGTCATGTACATGATCCCGCAGTTCCTGGCCACGATCTCCGGCTACAACACCGAACAGTCCGGCTACGTGGTGCTGCTGTCCGGCCTGCCCACGGTGCTGTTGATGCCGCTGATGCCGAAGATGCTGATGCGCGTGGACGTGCGCATCCTGGTGATCGGCGGACTCAGCTGCTTCGCCATCGCCTGCTTCGTCAACATGAGTCTCAGCGCCGATTCGGTCGGCATGCATTTCGTGATCGGCCAGTTGCTGCAGGGCTGCGGCTTGGCGCTGGCGATGATGTCGCTGAACCAGGCCGCCATCTCCTCGGTCCCGCCGGAGCTTGCCGGCGACGCCTCCGGGCTGTTCAACGCGGCGCGCAACATGGGCGGCTCGATCGGCCTGGCGCTGATCTCCACCTTCCAGGAGCGGCGCATGGTGTTCCACACGCAGATGATCGGCAGCGGCACCAGCGCCAATTCGCCGCTGGCGCAGGACTACCTGCATGGCCTGGCCGCGCAGCTGCAGTCCGCTTCCGGCGCCGGCGCGGCGCTGCAGTCGGTGGCGCAGCTGGCGCGCATGGTGCAGCAGCAGGCGCTGGTGATGACTTACAACGACCTGTTCTGGATCTTCGGGGTGATCGTGGTATGCACGATTCCGCTGGGGTTGCTGCTCAAACCGCTGCCCAAGGGCGGCGCTCCGCTTGCGATGCATTGA
- the potA gene encoding polyamine ABC transporter ATP-binding protein: MALSEARSDLPPAAIAAAAAPPAKGSGYLSIAGLRKEFDGFVALDDVDLDIRKGEIFALLGGSGSGKSTLLRCLGGFEQPSRGRIVLDGQPLDGLPPYERPLNMMFQSYALFPHMTVEQNIAFGLKQDGLSRAAIAKRVGEMLELVQLGKLGKRKPHQLSGGQQQRVALARSLAKGPKLLLLDEPMGALDKKLRSQMQLELVGIIETSGVTCVMVTHDQEEAMTMATRIALMDAGWIQQVGTPDEIYEQPANRFAAEFIGSVNLIDAVIDEDLPDYVTLRTAAFADSIYVGHGITGITGQPVSFAVRPEKLGIGKDAPAQAHNKAQGTIEDIAYFGSHSVYHVRLPSGFKLMANFANRQRWASDNLTWGDAVWVWWGDNDGVVLTA, from the coding sequence ATGGCGTTGAGCGAAGCGAGATCCGACCTGCCGCCTGCCGCGATCGCGGCTGCGGCGGCGCCGCCGGCCAAGGGCAGCGGTTACCTGTCCATCGCCGGCCTGCGCAAGGAATTCGACGGTTTCGTCGCGCTCGACGATGTCGACCTGGATATCCGCAAGGGCGAGATCTTCGCGCTGCTCGGCGGCTCGGGCAGCGGCAAGTCCACGCTGCTGCGCTGCCTGGGCGGTTTCGAACAGCCCAGCCGCGGCCGCATCGTGCTCGACGGCCAGCCGCTGGACGGCCTGCCGCCGTACGAGCGCCCGCTCAACATGATGTTCCAGTCCTACGCGCTGTTCCCGCACATGACCGTGGAGCAGAACATCGCCTTCGGCCTGAAGCAGGACGGCCTGTCGCGCGCCGCCATCGCCAAGCGCGTCGGCGAGATGCTGGAGCTGGTGCAACTGGGCAAGCTCGGCAAGCGCAAGCCGCACCAGCTCTCCGGCGGCCAGCAGCAGCGCGTGGCGCTGGCGCGTTCGCTGGCCAAGGGGCCGAAGCTGCTGCTGCTGGACGAGCCGATGGGCGCGCTGGACAAGAAGCTGCGCTCGCAGATGCAGCTGGAGCTGGTCGGCATCATCGAGACCTCCGGGGTGACCTGCGTGATGGTCACCCACGACCAGGAGGAGGCGATGACCATGGCCACCCGCATCGCGCTGATGGATGCCGGCTGGATCCAGCAGGTCGGCACCCCGGACGAGATCTACGAGCAGCCGGCCAATCGCTTCGCCGCCGAGTTCATCGGTTCGGTGAACCTGATCGACGCGGTCATCGACGAGGACCTGCCGGACTACGTGACCCTGCGCACCGCCGCGTTTGCCGACAGCATCTACGTCGGCCACGGCATCACCGGCATCACCGGGCAGCCGGTGTCGTTCGCGGTGCGCCCGGAGAAGCTGGGCATCGGCAAGGACGCGCCGGCGCAGGCGCACAACAAGGCGCAGGGCACGATCGAGGACATCGCCTATTTCGGCAGCCATTCGGTCTACCACGTGCGCCTGCCCAGCGGCTTCAAGCTGATGGCCAACTTCGCCAACCGGCAGCGCTGGGCCAGCGACAACCTGACCTGGGGCGATGCGGTGTGGGTGTGGTGGGGCGACAACGACGGCGTGGTGCTGACCGCATGA
- a CDS encoding efflux transporter outer membrane subunit: protein MAQRFSRVLVPAVLPLLLSACVLGPNYVKPPPVAEAAQAQPQLHRADAVAAAAGVVPAAPPQRWWEALQDPQLDSLVEQALQNSPNLRAAQAKLRASRALVQQRHAEQLPSVGANAAYLNARAPDALVDGLGSVAAGSGQQLSIDPHAQLYSVGFDASWELDFFGRRRRASEGALANAQADEAELADTQVQLAAEVGQAYLGYRGTRERIAIAQRNLEAARQTLQLTRQRRERGADADLQVERAQAQLQQQEAVLPDLQAQAKEALDQLALMIGREPGALDAALAADRPLPTLPAVVPVDDAGSLIRRRPDVRRAERQLASSSAQIGQALSAYFPQVTLLGNIGMAATSPGDLGSDAINSVVAPFLRWSIFDFGATKAKVEQARAGNEARLAAYEGTVLAALQDANSALARFGAARQQALAAAKAEASADRSAALLQQRYAAGASSLIDALDVQRQQASAQDSAVQARTQVLLRYVALQKSLGLGWAPPPTQTPAPAPAPAQ from the coding sequence ATGGCTCAGCGTTTTTCCCGTGTGCTCGTCCCCGCCGTGCTGCCGCTGCTGTTGTCGGCGTGCGTGCTCGGCCCGAACTACGTGAAGCCGCCGCCGGTGGCCGAGGCGGCGCAGGCGCAGCCGCAGCTGCATCGCGCCGATGCGGTCGCCGCCGCGGCAGGCGTGGTGCCGGCGGCGCCGCCGCAGCGTTGGTGGGAGGCGTTGCAGGATCCGCAATTGGACAGCCTGGTCGAACAGGCGCTGCAGAACAGCCCGAATCTGCGCGCCGCGCAGGCCAAGCTGCGCGCCTCGCGCGCGCTGGTGCAGCAGCGCCACGCCGAACAGCTGCCCAGCGTCGGCGCCAATGCCGCCTATCTCAACGCCAGGGCGCCGGACGCGCTGGTCGATGGCTTGGGCAGCGTCGCTGCCGGCAGCGGCCAGCAGCTGTCCATCGATCCGCATGCGCAGCTGTACAGCGTCGGCTTCGATGCCAGCTGGGAGCTGGATTTCTTCGGCCGCCGCCGCCGCGCCAGCGAAGGCGCGCTGGCCAATGCGCAGGCCGACGAGGCCGAGCTGGCCGACACCCAGGTGCAGTTGGCCGCCGAAGTGGGGCAGGCCTACCTGGGCTATCGCGGCACCCGCGAGCGCATCGCCATCGCCCAGCGCAACCTGGAGGCGGCGCGGCAGACCCTGCAACTGACCCGGCAGCGCCGCGAGCGCGGCGCCGACGCCGACCTGCAGGTGGAACGCGCGCAGGCGCAGCTGCAGCAGCAGGAAGCGGTGTTGCCGGACCTGCAGGCGCAGGCGAAGGAAGCGCTAGACCAACTGGCGCTGATGATCGGCCGCGAGCCGGGCGCGCTCGACGCCGCGCTGGCCGCGGACCGTCCATTGCCGACGCTGCCGGCGGTGGTGCCGGTCGACGATGCAGGATCATTGATCCGCCGCCGCCCCGACGTGCGTCGCGCCGAACGCCAGTTGGCGTCTTCGTCGGCGCAGATCGGGCAGGCGCTGAGCGCGTACTTCCCGCAGGTGACCCTGCTCGGCAACATCGGCATGGCCGCGACCTCGCCGGGCGACCTCGGCAGCGATGCGATCAACAGCGTGGTCGCGCCGTTCCTGCGCTGGTCGATCTTCGATTTCGGCGCGACCAAGGCCAAGGTGGAACAGGCTCGCGCCGGCAACGAGGCGCGCCTGGCCGCCTACGAAGGCACGGTGCTGGCGGCATTGCAGGACGCCAACAGCGCGCTGGCCCGGTTCGGCGCCGCGCGCCAGCAGGCGCTGGCCGCGGCCAAGGCCGAAGCCTCGGCGGACCGTTCCGCGGCGCTGCTGCAGCAGCGCTACGCGGCCGGCGCCTCGTCGCTGATCGATGCGCTGGACGTACAGCGCCAGCAGGCCTCGGCGCAGGACAGCGCAGTGCAGGCGCGCACCCAGGTGCTGCTGCGCTACGTGGCGCTGCAGAAGAGCCTGGGACTGGGCTGGGCGCCGCCGCCAACGCAGACGCCGGCACCGGCACCGGCACCGGCGCAATAA
- a CDS encoding HlyD family secretion protein — protein sequence MSIHDPDPTQTHRQAASDEARAAPAQDDDKQPEKPSPLKNPKVKWTLLLIGLVVLIGLVAWLVYYLTTGRYLQETNNAYLQADAVAVAPRVNGYVTGVFVGDNQTVKAGQPLLQIDERTYRATQQQAQAVVAVRQADIAAAEAGLQAQRATLLQARTQVTAAAASLRFAQGEAKRFAPLAASGADTHEHYESIVHDRDRAQAQYDAAKAQVAAAESQVQGASAQLDQARAGLQQAQADADQAQVAMEDTRLTARIDGRIGDKTVQVGQFVAAGTRLMSVVPVDALYLSANFKETQVGLMRPGQPARIEVDALSGVELDGVVESIAPGTGSQFALLPPENATGNFTKVVQRVPVRIRLKAGAEARKVLVPGMSVTVTVDTRAAKDAKERVEQEGEQGEGRP from the coding sequence TTGAGCATTCACGACCCAGATCCCACGCAGACGCACCGGCAGGCGGCTTCGGACGAGGCACGGGCCGCGCCTGCCCAGGATGACGATAAGCAACCAGAAAAGCCGTCGCCGCTGAAGAATCCCAAGGTGAAATGGACGCTGTTGCTGATCGGCCTGGTTGTGCTGATCGGCCTGGTGGCGTGGCTGGTCTACTACCTGACCACCGGCCGCTACCTGCAGGAAACCAACAACGCCTATCTGCAGGCCGATGCGGTGGCGGTGGCGCCGCGGGTCAACGGCTACGTGACCGGCGTGTTCGTCGGCGACAACCAGACGGTCAAGGCCGGGCAGCCGCTGCTGCAGATCGACGAGCGCACCTATCGCGCCACGCAGCAGCAGGCGCAGGCCGTGGTCGCGGTACGTCAGGCCGATATCGCCGCTGCCGAGGCCGGTCTGCAGGCGCAACGCGCGACCCTGCTGCAGGCGCGTACCCAGGTCACCGCGGCCGCGGCCAGCCTGCGCTTCGCCCAGGGCGAGGCCAAGCGCTTCGCGCCGCTGGCCGCGTCCGGCGCCGATACCCACGAGCACTACGAGAGCATCGTCCACGACCGCGATCGCGCCCAGGCCCAGTACGACGCGGCCAAGGCCCAGGTCGCCGCCGCCGAGAGCCAGGTGCAGGGCGCCAGCGCGCAGCTGGACCAGGCCCGCGCCGGGCTGCAGCAGGCGCAGGCCGACGCCGACCAGGCGCAGGTGGCGATGGAGGACACGCGGTTGACCGCGCGCATCGACGGCCGCATCGGCGACAAGACCGTGCAGGTCGGCCAGTTCGTCGCCGCCGGCACCCGGCTGATGAGCGTGGTGCCGGTCGATGCGCTGTACCTGAGCGCCAATTTCAAGGAAACCCAGGTCGGGCTGATGCGGCCCGGGCAGCCGGCGCGGATCGAGGTCGATGCCTTGTCCGGGGTCGAACTGGATGGCGTGGTCGAGAGCATCGCACCGGGCACCGGCTCGCAGTTCGCGCTGCTGCCGCCGGAGAACGCCACCGGCAACTTCACCAAGGTGGTGCAGCGGGTGCCGGTGCGGATCCGGCTCAAGGCCGGCGCGGAGGCGCGCAAAGTGCTGGTGCCGGGCATGTCGGTGACGGTCACGGTGGACACGCGCGCGGCCAAGGATGCCAAGGAGCGGGTCGAGCAGGAAGGCGAGCAGGGCGAGGGCAGGCCGTGA